One window from the genome of Cardiocondyla obscurior isolate alpha-2009 linkage group LG04, Cobs3.1, whole genome shotgun sequence encodes:
- the Gw gene encoding trinucleotide repeat-containing gene 6C protein isoform X2 codes for MFPHNSSSHEISTETNAFVQNSMGDVVVLEESSLDGVEEGEGSEHIRYCDIESIANSSMMAAPISHPEATAANDFSTVLLNQAGEFNSTGIGKACQSVAPATTKYPTNHPQICDNNNKINNHNNAEHNHHKYRKQNTPGLLGPQLGSSANNSKSTCKTLSDNKTSFSTVYIRITHIRVSVNFVRDEVCYNIVGVPSLVRIPKSDSPQRLLHLPNSDDNYSLLGSCLDLGDNNKFKANFSYISNNNSKSVILLSSTSYSNHYLLFSGGFDKIAAVIPVLCIKRDDSTTTTSNRMKLLGDKYALVTSFAQISRLLANDRILDDSNSGIRVSLSCRIARHFLESHLNYNTLPPVSACARNFAMYTASSSITLIVSRNEVIDHTLRSFLKNLTQLYVQSSISPLCNVTVTELMQHICVPLLIICKSNDYNVGNNYNEYYNNEYGNVGSIEEEINISNNNPDVIGDIVDIAVCYKTSVMMITNVRILGSQNDGISCTEATIYTVGALLFQDNNKPLNTCFKISRHRGSVAAGRESNSTIKSVFRSKFSDKCSNVKFETSHTARLDESDNSKQVKLTVNIPIMTTCKPTMTLTCQSATVASQTIVVPVSRAESRTNDNDMRLEYFNILQNDQICIQYMLLSHTDDLNKDDLCRYDATKFKDAQIIATDKLKATATSKDDAQLICKYHRDTPKYDQSRKNDDDNAITTNSNEDFSLSTTICHLLKHYVRELISACQKTYKTNTYEYEVNRRRLRSVLDVLFRKCISELYENYNESITSYKQRWGIPMGLRLVGGGESSLNSGGATSWGTTQATTPNNNNTNQSGWGGTPGNPPGSANAPNNWGGNTVNRSVTGNPNQNQNQGPPGNQNNPGNVSKVNNPNQQSNQQSGPPTSQSNNPTQGNQNNNQWSQGKSNNPSGLGQNPSVQNNNSSGVQQQQSSSSSANNNQSNNPTQGTVSIGNTSTTNNPSTKQQLEQLNTMREALFSHDGWGCQNVNQDTNWDVPTSPEPSITKDGVPIWKPPVNNGTDLWEANLRNGGQPPPQQQTKTPWGHTPATNIGGTWGEDDETADSSNMWTGAPTQSQPSAAQWTGAAGNQAGSNWGDPRIDHRDPRDLRSVDPREMRDPRDHRMSLDPRDHMRVMDPMARDPRMADMRGDPRGISGRLHGANADAMWSQPPGPPHHQMGHQHPSGPPAKMLNPSNMNQWAAQPPKDIMPGKPSGWEEPSPPTQRRNVPNYDDGTSLWGNPAANQRAMPGSKVSHWKDIPAPNLARGGMQCPPGMPQNRMPGQPGMKPTDVSNPMWGHPGAPGGRNGTWTDGPHDTASWDDPKTPATWNEPPLNPGWGGPTAHKPKPMGPAGSWTDSDMDPTPSWAHPAKPALTKEVIWNSREFRYLCDLGFKKEDVEVALRNREMNREEALELLNQLRPVDQWRRHETHSGYDPAHQTTTTPAYPRFNHVGQQMSFPPGGGGVPSGATSGGVGGSVTSASLLKLQQQQQQQTAVPLQQQQPSTNTPQPPFNQASRASQNQPSTQQLRMLVQQIQLAVHEGYLNHQILNQPLAPQTLMLLNQLLQQIKVLQQLHQQHAVQNTMKGSNQSALQISVQITKTKQQITNLQNQIAVQQATYMKQQQQHPAPPSQASEYYKSSVHDPMSALQNSFSDLAMNKEPPVSQQQSRLNQWKLPSIDKDGDLVSNDFSRAPGTTSKPPATPGGLTQSHSSPNMNPLLGQGDGTWSSRLGDSGWPDPSNSDSTDGKDWQPGGAAYTDLVPEFEPGKPWKIKSIEDDPSITPGSVVRSPLSLATIKDTDTIFSSSSKTSPPPQTANPDTSIPSLSNSTWTFNPPATTPSAFTSTSKNTWGESAPPPTAVTSELWGAPMSKARGPPPGLSSKGATNTSNGWGAGLGSVSRSSSSWNSGWMSTWLLLKNLTPQIDGSTLKTLCMQHGPVQDFRLYQNHGIALTKYSSRDEAIKAQGALNNCVLGNTTIFAESPAESEVATILQQLGHGGQQQAGGSGGAGWGLRPTNKAGPPPDTWGGSSSQLWGAPPTSNSLWSNAGIDNSDQQRATPSSLNSYLPGDLLGGESM; via the exons ATGTTTCCACACAATTCTAGTTCACATGAGATTTCTACAGAAACAAATGCCTTCGTACAAAATTCCATG GGGGATGTAGTAGTATTAGAGGAAAGCAGTCTGGATGGGGTGGAGGAAGGGGAAGGATCAGAGCACATTAGGTACTGTGATATCGAATCGATAGCAAACAGCAGCATGATGGCAGCACCTATTAGCCATCCCGAAGCTACCGCCGCCAATGACTTTTCAACCGTCCTGCTGAACCAAGCTG GTGAGTTCAACTCAACCGGCATAGGTAAGGCCTGCCAGTCAGTGGCGCCAGCAACCACAAAATACCCAACAAATCACCCTCAAATctgcgataataataataaaataaataatcacaACAATGCAGAACATAATCATCACAAGTACAGAAAGCAAAACACACCGGGCTTGCTTGGTCCGCAGCTGGGCAGCTCCGCCAATAACTCTAAGTCTACTTGTAAGACATTAAGTGATAATAAGACTAGCTTTAGTACTGTATACATTAGGATAACACATATAAGGGTAAGTGTAAATTTTGTAAGGGACGAAGTGTGTTACAACATCGTTGGGGTACCTAGCCTAGTTAGGATACCCAAGTCTGATAGTCCCCAACGGTTGTTACACCTCCCTAACTCTGATGACAATTACTCCTTACTAGGGTCCTGCCTTGACCTAGGCGACAACAATAAATTTAAGGCTAATTTTAGTTACATAAGTAATAACAACTCCAAATCTGTGATATTGCTCAGCTCAACCAGTTACAGTAACCATTACCTCCTCTTTAGTGGTGGCTTTGACAAGATAGCTGCTGTTATCCCGGTACTTTGTATTAAAAGGGACGATTCTACCACCACCACATCGAATAGAATGAAACTACTAGGTGATAAGTACGCCCTAGTTACCAGTTTTGCTCAGATCTCTAGACTGCTTGCAAACGATAGAATTCTGGATGATTCTAACTCTGGCATCCGCGTCTCGCTGAGCTGCCGAATAGCACGACACTTCTTGGAATCGCATTTGAATTACAACACTCTACCACCGGTGTCTGCTTGCGCTCGGAATTTCGCGATGTACACCGCAAGTTCTTCCATTACGCTTATCGTTTCCAGAAACGAAGTAATTGACCACACTTTGCGATCTTTCCTGAAAAATCTCACACAACTATATGTACAATCTTCTATTTCTCCATTATGTAATGTCACTGTGACCGAGCTGATGCAACACATATGTGTTCCactattaataatatgtaaaagtAATGATTACAACGttggtaataattataatgaatattataataacgagTACGGTAACGTTGGTAGTAttgaagaagaaattaatattagtaataataatccAGATGTTATCGGAGACATTGTTGACATCGCTGTGTGCTACAAGACTAGTGTAATGATGATTACTAATGTTAGGATCTTAGGGTCTCAAAATGATGGTATTAGTTGTACCGAAGCAACAATATATACTGTTGGTGCTCTTTTATTTCAGGATAACAATAAGCCTCTAAACACTTGTTTTAAGATTAGTAGACATAGGGGATCGGTCGCTGCCGGTCGCGAATCTAACTCTACCATTAAGTCTGTATTTAGGTCTAAGTTCAGCGATAAGTGTAGTAACGTTAAGTTTGAAACATCTCATACCGCTCGACTTGACGAATCTGACAACAGTAAGCAAGTTAAGTTGACTGTCAACATTCCTATAATGACTACCTGCAAGCCTACGATGACGCTTACATGCCAATCAGCCACCGTCGCATCCCAAACAATTGTTGTACCTGTATCTCGGGCGGAGAGCCGCACGAACGACAATGATATGCGATTGgaatatttcaatatactCCAAAATGACCAAATATGTATCCAATATATGTTGCTAAGTCATACAGATGATCTTAATAAGGATGACTTGTGTCGTTATGACGCGACGAAATTTAAAGATGCGCAAATTATTGCTACCGACAAGCTCAAGGCTACCGCAACATCGAAAGATGACGCTCAGTTGATCTGCAAATATCACCGAGATACTCCCAAATACGACCAAAGTCGTAAGAATGATGACGATAACGCTATCACAACCAACAGCAACGAAGATTTCTCTCTATCGACTACGATATGTCACCTCCTCAAACACTATGTGcgtgaattaatttctgcTTGTCAGAAAACTTACAAGACGAACACATACGAATACGAAGTTAACCGACGCCGACTACGATCTGTCCTGGATGTCTTATTTCGCAAATGCATCTCTGAGTTGTATGAAAATTACAACGAGTCTATTACAAGCTACAAGCAACGCTGGGGCATACCGATGGGATTGCGCTTAGTAGGAGGTGGTGAAAGCTCTTTGAACAGCGGAGGAGCTACCAGCTGGGGAACTACGCAAGCCACTACgccaaataataataatactaaccAGAGTGGATGGGGCGGTACACCCGGCAATCCTCCCGGTAGTGCTAATGCGCCGAATAATTGGGGCGGAAACACTGTCAACCGATCTGTCACTGGTAATCcaaatcaaaatcaaaatcaAGGACCGCCTGGAAACCAAAATAATCCAG gtaATGTGAGTAAAGTTAATAATCCTAATCAACAATCGAATCAACAATCTGGTCCTCCAACATCTCAATCAAATAACCCTACTCAAGGAAATCAGAATAATAACCAATGGTCTCAGGGAAAATCTAATAACCCAAGCGGTCTTGGACAAAATCCATCAGTGCAGAACAACAACAGTAGTGGCGTTCAACAACAGCAATCTTCAAGTTCAAGCGCAAATAATAATCAGTCCAATAATCCTACTCAAGGAACTGTAAGCATTGGTAACACATCAACGACTAATAATCCGTCTACGAAGCAGCAACTTGAACAACTTAACACAATGAGAGAAGCGCTTTTCAGTCACGACGGTTGGGGTTgt CAAAACGTTAATCAAGATACAAATTGGGACGTTCCAACATCACCCGAACCAAGCATTACTAAAGATGGTGTACCGATATGGAAGCCTCCGGTAAATAACGGCACCGATTTGTGGGAGGCGAATTTGCGTAACGGCGGACAGCCACCGCCTCAGCAACAAACGAAAACACCGTGGGGTCATACTCCTGCAACCAACATTGGCGGCACTTGGGGCGAGGACGATGAAACAGCAGATTCGTCTAACATGTGGACCGGTGCACCGACACAGTCTCAGCCGAGCGCGGCTCAGTGGACCGGTGCCGCCGGTAATCAAGCCG GATCCAATTGGGGCGATCCCAGAATTGATCATCGAGATCCAAGGGACTTACGATCTGTGGATCCACGAGAAATGCGTGATCCTCGGGATCATCGTATGTCGTTGGATCCTCGAGATCATATGCGAGTGATGGATCCTATGGCGCGCGATCCACGAATGGCCGACATGCGTGGCGATCCACGCGGAATATCAGGTCGATTGCATGGTGCAAATGCGGACGCCATGTGGAGTCAACCACCCGGACCACCTCATCACCAAATGGGCCACCAACACCCCTCTGGACCGCCAGCTAAGATGCTTAATCCGTCGAACATGAATCAATGGGCTGCACAACCGCCGAAGGACATTATGCCCGGCAAACCGTCTGGTTGGGAAGAGCCTTCGCCACCTACGCAACGACGTAACGTGCCCAATTACGACGATGGAACTAGCCTCTGGGGAAATCCGGCTGCTAATCAACGTGCTATGCCAGGTAGCAAGGTTTCACACTGGAAGGATATACCTGCACCTAACTTGGCTCGTGGAG GCATGCAGTGTCCACCGGGTATGCCGCAAAACCGAATGCCAGGCCAACCTGGAATGAAACCAACAGATGTAAGCAACCCTATGTGGGGTCATCCCGGAGCTCCGGGCGGACGTAATGGAACATGGACAGACGGGCCGCACGATACTGCATCTTGGGATGATCCTAAGACACCGGCTACATGGAACGAACCTCCATTAAATCCCGGTTGGGGTGGTCCAACTGCGCACAAGCCAAAGCCTATGGGACCTGCCGGTAGTTGGACCGATTCTGATATGGATCCTACTCCTAGTTGGGCGCATCCTGCAAAGCCTGCTTTAACGAAAGAAGTTATTTGGAATAGTCGCGAGTTTCGTTACCTTTGCGATTTAGGATTTAAG aaagagGATGTCGAGGTAGCATTAAGAAACCGAGAGATGAACCGAGAAGAAGCATTGGAACTTCTCAATCAATTACGTCCTGTCGATCAGTGGAGACGTCACGAGACACATTCCGGTTACGATCCGGCACACCAAACAACCACCACGCCAGCTTATCCCCGATTTAATCACGTCGGACAACAGATGTCATTCCCTCCG GGTGGCGGCGGAGTGCCCAGTGGGGCAACCAGTGGGGGCGTGGGTGGGTCTGTCACCAGTGCTAGTCTTCTCAAGCTTcagcaacagcaacagcagcaaacAGCTGTTCCGTTACAGCAACAGCAACCAAGTACCAATACGCCACAACCCCCTTTCAACCAG gcATCTCGCGCATCGCAAAATCAACCAAGTACACAGCAATTGCGAATGCTTGTGCAACAAATTCAATTAGCCGTACACGAGGGATATTTGAATcatcaaattttaaatcaacCATTGGCCCCTCAAACTTTGATGCTACTAAATCAGTTACTGCAACAGATTAAAGTCCTGCAGCAGTTACATCAACAGCATGCTGTTCAAAATACGATGAAGGGAAGCAACCAGTCCGCTTTGCAGATCAGTGTTCAGATCACAAAGACTAAGCAGCAGATCACGAATTTGCAAAATCAAATCGCGGTTCAACAGGCGACATACATGaaacaacagcagcaacatCCAGCTCCTCCATCGCAAGCATCGGAATATTACAAATCTTCCGTGCACGATCCTATGTCAGCTCTGCAAAACAGTTTCAGCGATTTGGCAATGAACAAAGAACCCCCAGTG agtCAGCAACAATCGAGATTAAATCAGTGGAAATTGCCATCGATTGACAAGGACGGCGATTTGGTATCAAATGATTTTTCTCGTGCTCCCGGAACGACGAGCAAGCCACCGGCAACACCTGGTGGATTGACTCAGTCGCATAGCAGTCCGAATATGAATCCCTTGCTAGGTCAGGGAGACGGTACATGGTCTTCTCGACTTGGTGACAGTGGCTGGCCTGATCCGAGCAATAGCGATTCAACCGATGGAAAAGACTGGCAACCAGGCGGTGCCGCATATACTGATCTCGTGCCAGAGTTTGAGCCAGGGAAGCCATGGAAG ATAAAAAGCATCGAAGATGATCCTAGCATCACTCCTGGCTCTGTTGTACGTTCTCCGTTGTCTCTGGCCACAATTAAAGACACTGACACGATCTTTTCATCGAGCAGCAAAACGTCACCGCCACCGCAAACAGCTAATCCTGATACGTCAATACCAAGTTTGAGCAACTCTACATGGACATTTAATCCGCCAGCTACTACACCTAGTGCATTTACTag CACTTCCAAAAATACATGGGGAGAATCCGCTCCTCCGCCTACTGCCGTGACTTCGGAACTTTGGGGTGCACCGATGAGCAAAGCACGCGGTCCACCTCCTGGTTTGAGCAGCAAAGGAGCTACGAACACGAGCAATGGCTGGGGTGCCGGTTTAGGAAGTGTTAGTAGGTCATCTAGTTCGTGGAACTCAGGCTGGATGTCTACTTGGCTTCTGCTAAAGAATCTTACTCCACAAATCGACGGCTCTACTTTGAAGACGTTGTGCATGCAGCATGGACCGGTTCAAGATTTCCGTCTCTACCAGAATCATGGAATAGCTCTGACAAAATATTCCTCTCGCGACGAAGCAATCAAG gCTCAAGGAGCCCTAAACAATTGCGTCCTGGGTAACACAACGATATTTGCCGAGTCACCCGCAGAGAGCGAGGTTGCTACGATTCTGCAGCAACTCGGTCACGGCGGACAGCAACAAGCCGGTGGTTCCGGAGGAGCTGGTTGGGGCCTTAGACCAACTAATAAAGCTGGCCCACCGCCCGACACATGGGGAGGCAGCTCTAGTCAACTCTGGGGCGCTCCGCCCACCAGTAATTCCCTATGGAGCAACGCGGGAATTGACAACAGCGATCAGCAACGAGCAACTCCCAGTTCTCTCAACTCGTACTTACCGGGAGATCTCTTGGGAGGTGAGTCGATGTAG